In Lotus japonicus ecotype B-129 chromosome 5, LjGifu_v1.2, one genomic interval encodes:
- the LOC130719715 gene encoding uncharacterized protein LOC130719715 has product MKPQRSSPPSLSSSPEPLGEGFSLLACPSEITTWKSKKKDMRAPPREGWKEMGGGSQSCGSYSGSQRRKGGPLCDCGFEAPAVTSWTGENPGRKFYGCGLFKIHGKRVCRFFVWYDEYHGLGKYDKSDEENAREKKIIGSLLRKIDAMKKKERLLEISLGTCIVLIMALIILLVFAVVFK; this is encoded by the exons ATGAAGCCCCAACGGTCATCTCCTCCATCATTGTCTTCTTCACCTGAGCCCTTAGGAGAGGGGTTTTCATTACTTGCATGTCCTTCTGAAATCACTACCTGGAAATCGAAGAAGAAGGATATGCGAGCACCTCCAAGGGAAGGGTGGAAGGAAATGGGTGGTGGGTCTCAAAGTTGTGGCTCGTATTCTGGTTCACAGAGGAGGAAGGGGGGTCCGTTGTGCGATTGTGGTTTTGAGGCTCCTGCTGTTACATCCTGGACTGGTGAGAACCCTGGGCGAAAATTTTATGGTTGTGGACTGTTCAAG ATTCATGGCAAGAGAGTATGCAGGTTCTTTGTATGGTATGATGAATATCATGGACTAGGAAAATATGACAAGTCTGATGAAGAAAATGCAAGGGAGAAGAAAATTATTGGTTCACTGTTGAGGAAGATTGATGctatgaagaagaaggaaaggcTTTTGGAGATTTCATTGGGGACTTGTATTGTTTTGATCATGGCTTTGATCATTCTGTTGGTTTTTGCTGTTGTATTCAAATAG
- the LOC130719716 gene encoding metacaspase-4-like, with product MDPLPEMYLNKKKAVLIGLKHPDPQMNSVDVKGQILRMKENLMKLRGFSEDNITLMIQEEEEEEEAINTPTGRNIGIMLGSLVRSAKPGDILYVHLIAYGCSDGCIITADKYHLRENRFRGFIVSARRKGCNLTMVSDCLIEPAACSCSFPIKKPTLFQVLMERQPKKEDLFPVRHDLSTMDLKKTLQRTDLCSVDVRNPIEETDDDDLPRVILLMPFRRDQNTPSPIQSRPQTGPLNEKFPSELFFPPSPKGGASSTTTSPPHTLYGGFTNAILDVIEETHGEVTNLQLAQKAMEKLGGEVPSLRCNDPNHAYASFVC from the exons ATGGATCCATTGCCTGAGATGTATCTGAATAAGAAGAAGGCTGTGTTGATTGGATTGAAGCACCCAGACCCGCAGATGAACAGTGTCGATGTGAAAGGGCAGATATTGAGGATGAAAGAGAACCTCATGAAACTGCGTGGGTTTTCAGAGGATAACATCACCCTCATGAttcaggaggaagaagaagaagaagaagcgatCAACACACCCACTGGCAGAAACATTGGAATTATGCTAGGCTCGCTGGTTCGGTCTGCTAAGCCAGGTGACATCCTCTACGTCCACCTCATAGCCTATGGCTGTTCTGATGGTTGTATTATTACCGCTGATAAATATCACCTCCGTG AAAATCGTTTCAGGGGATTTATAGTTTCAGCCCGCCGAAAGGGTTGTAATCTGACCATGGTATCTGATTGCCTGATTGAACCTGCTGCGTGTTCTTGTTCATTTCCTATAAAAAAACCAACACTGTTCCAAGTTTTGATGGAAAGACAACCTAAAAAGGAGGATCTTTTCCCTGTGAGACATGATCTTTCCACTATGGATCTTAAAAAAACTTTGCAACGCACCGACTTGTGTTCTGTCGATGTCCGCAACCCCATTGAGGagactgatgatgatgatttaccTCGTGTAATTCTGTTGATGCCTTTCCGACGTGATCAAAACACCCCCAGCCCTATTCAGTCAAGGCCTCAAACTGGCCCTCTTAATGAGAAGTTTCCATCTGAATTATTCTTTCCCCCATCACCAAAGGGAGGAGCTTCTTCCACAACCACTTCTCCTCCGCACACATTATACGGTGGTTTTACCAATGCCATACTCGATGTAATTGAAGAGACTCATGGTGAAGTCACAAACTTACAGCTCGCTCAAAAGGCTATGGAGAAACTTGGAGGAGAAGTACCTAGTCTCCGATGCAATGACCCCAACCACGCTTATGCTTCTTTTGTGTGCTGA
- the LOC130717606 gene encoding uncharacterized protein LOC130717606, which yields MTAYAAILIRIAQLFTIPHSSPPLFIALSPNFPNRRIGCSASSSAASTTATHGGGFYFIISPPPPSMSLLGIFQKPAVLNFLVDLAMFIAPLWIAVLVGVVLGWAWKPKWAAAVDSEHAWTNFFHFRSFPWFPNSDLHNGPEPDPDFSYSTSSGAPSLKGVSSLVTEQDLRQLSKLVEEKDGGLAWIQMMDRSTQTMSYQAWRRDPESGPPQYRSRTVFEDASAELVRDFFWDDEYRLKWDDMLIHASIIEDCAVTGAMMVHWVRKFPFFCSDREYIIGRRIWNAGNAYYCVTKGVPCSSMPRQNKPKRVDLYYSSFCIRPVKSRKDGQLTACEVLLFHYEDMGIPWEIAKLGVRQGMWGAVKKFDPALRIYEKERASGALSRCANAAKINTKVTPDYLRCLEETTGNLLENENQDSSVKPIGRNIPKLLVVGGAIALACTLDQGLVTKAVIFGVARRFAKIGRRL from the exons ATGACCGCTTATGCAGCAATCCTTATCCGTATTGCTCAGCTGTTCACAATCCCTCACTCGTCCCCACCTCTATTTATCGCCCTTTCCCCCAATTTCCCAAACCGGAGAATTGGTTGTTCCGCTTCTTCTTCCGCCGCATCCACCACCGCAACCCACGGCGGAGGGTTTTATTTTATCatctcaccaccaccaccctccatgtCCTTATTAGGAATCTTCCAGAAACCCGCGGTTTTGAACTTCCTTGTAGACCTCGCCATGTTCATCGCTCCGCTCTGGATTGCGGTTCTCGTCGGCGTCGTGCTCGGCTGGGCTTGGAAACCTAAATGGGCCGCCGCCGTCGACAGTGAACATGCTTGGACCAATTTCTTCCACTTCCGCAGCTTCCCCTGGTTCCCCAATTCGGACCTCCACAACggacccgaacccgacccggaTTTTTCATACTCCACCAG TTCGGGCGCGCCTTCTCTGAAAGGCGTGAGCTCGCTGGTAACTGAGCAAGATTTGCGGCAGTTATCGAAGTTAGTTGAGGAGAAAGATGGTGGACTGGCATGGATTCAGATGATGGATCGTTCTACTCAGACCATGAGCTACCAAGCATGGCGTAGGGACCCGGAG AGTGGACCGCCGCAGTATCGAAGTAGGACTGTTTTTGAGGATGCGAGTGCTGAGTTGGTGAGGGATTTCTTTTGGGATGATGAGTATAGGTTGAAGTGGGATGACATGCTTATACATGCTTCGATTATTGAAGATTGCGCTGTTACCGGAGCAATGATGGTGCATTGGGTGCGCAAG TTTCCCTTCTTTTGCAGTGATCGAGAGTATATCATTGGTCGTCGAATTTGGAATGCAGGAAATGCTTACTACTGTGTCACAAAG GGAGTACCTTGCTCCTCTATGCCAAGGCAGAACAAACCTAAACGAGTCGATCTATATTATTCGAGCTTTTGTATTCGTCCAG TTAAATCAAGAAAAGATGGCCAGCTGACTGCATGCGAGGTGTTATTGTTTCACTATGAGGATATGGGCATACCCTGGGAAATCGCTAAGCTTGGAGTTCGCCAGGGCATGTGGGGAGCTGTGAAGAAGTTTGATCCAGCACTACGGATATATGAGAAAGAAAGGGCTTCTGGTGCATTATCACGCTGTGCTAACGCTGCTAAAATCAACACTAAAGTAACTCCAGACTATCTGAGATGTCTGGAAGAAACAACTGGTAACTTGTTGGAGAATGAAAATCAGGACTCTTCTGTCAAACCAATTGGGAGGAACATACCTAAGCTTCTAGTTGTTGGTGGAGCCATCGCGCTTGCCTGCACTCTTGATCAAGGACTAGTAACTAAGGCAGTTATATTTGGAGTAGCTCGAAGGTTTGCGAAAATTGGAAGGAGGTTGTGA